A region from the Drosophila takahashii strain IR98-3 E-12201 chromosome 2L, DtakHiC1v2, whole genome shotgun sequence genome encodes:
- the LOC108061211 gene encoding uncharacterized protein, whose translation MSFGYKNIQSVVIIVILCVIMEITSHVEFTNVKCTSSDVKFVNYEVCRLKSVNRTYKYVSVKSRLYKLPITNATINISLFKRLNGYKPFLYNVSVDACRFLQIQKSNPVVKYLFNLFLTHSNVKNPSCPFSLSYVTVDKLTTNFLNNQFSKVLPVPEGDYLFVFKWFSDNIYRSSVNVYSTIS comes from the exons ATGAGCTTcggatataaaaatatacaatcaGTTGTGATCATTGTGATCCTCTGTGTTATTATGGAA ATCACCTCTCATGTGGAGTTTACCAACGTCAAATGCACTTCATCCGACGTTAAGTTCGTTAATTATGAGGTCTGCCGTTTAAAGTCTGTGAACAGGACCTACAAATATGTTTCTGTAAAATCGAGACTTTACAAGCTACCGATTACCAATGCCACA ATCAACATTTCACTGTTCAAGCGACTAAATGGCTATAAACCATTCCTCTACAATGTTTCTGTGGATGCTTGTAGATTTTTGCAGATTCAGAAATCCAACCCTGTCGtgaaatatctttttaatttgttcctCACTCACTCAAATGTAAAAAATCCAAGTTGTCCTTTCAGT CTTTCTTATGTTACTGTGGATAAGCTTACTACTAACTTTCTGAATAATCAGTTTTCGAAGGTTTTGCCAGTTCCTGAAGGCGACTACCTGTTTGTATTCAAATGGTTCTCCGATAACATTTATCGTTCTTCGGTTAACGTTTATTCAACAATTTCTTGa